The genome window CTCAACACGAAGGTGGAACGGGCGGAAGAGCCGGTCGAGATCCTGCGCACGCTGCACAGCTTCGACCCGTGCCTTGCCTGCTCGACCCACGTCATGAGCGAAGATGGCCGCGAGCTGGCCGAAGTCACCGTCCGCTAAGGGAGAGGTCCGCATGAAAAAGTCTTCCATCGTTCTCGCGGCGGCGGCGGTCGTTGTGCCGGGCGTCAGCCCTTTCGTGATGTAAGGAGCACGCCATGGTCATCGCCACCGACTTCGATCCGCCGCCCTCGGCCCAGCCTGCGCCGAAGCCCAACGGGAACGGCAACGGGTTCCAGCCCGCGATTTACGTCTACGAATTCCCGGTTCGTATCTGGCATTTCGTGAACGCCTTCGCCATCGCGGCGCTGCTCATCTCGGGCTATTTCATCGGTAGCCCTCCGCCCACGCTTTCGGGAGAAGCGAGCGACCACTTCCTGATGGGATATATCCGCTTCACGCATTTCGCGGCCGGGTACATCCTCATCATCGGCATGGCCGCGCGCACTTACTGGGCCTTCGTCGGCAACAAGCATGCCCTGGAAATCTTCGCCCCGCCGATCTTGACGGCGAAATTCTGGGACAATACGTGGCACGAGTTCAAGCGCTATGCCTTCCTCGAAAAGGAAGGGCGCAAATATGTCTGCCATAACCCCATCGCTGTACTCACCATGCACTTCATGTTCCTGTGGGGGATCACCTTCATGATCTTCACGGGGCTTGCGCTTTATGGCGAAGGCACCGGCATGGGAACGTGGCAGCACACGCTGTTCACGAGCTGGATCATTCCGATCTTCGGCAACAGCCAGAACCTGCACACTTTCCATCATCTGGCGGCGTGGTCGATCCTGATTTTCGTGATGATCCACGTCTATGGCGCGGTGCGCGACGAGCTGCTCGGCCATCAGAGCATCTTCAGCACCATCGTCTCGGGCTACCGGACCTTCAAATCGCCGGGCAAGCCAGAGGATATGGATCGCGCCTGAACGAGTTGGACCTGAGTGAAACTGGCGCGGGCATGTCCCGCGCTTTTTTTGTTCGCGCGCGCAAAAAAAGCGTTTCGCTTCATACTTTTGTCGCGCAAAGCACACAACCGGTGTAGGCTTTGTGTGGAAGCCGCGTTTCCACTTCGCTGCGGATTTGAAAAGGCGGACGTCACCTTCCGCGAGTCGCGATATGCGCGACGGGAAACATCCGGCGGGAGCATCCGGGCGCCGCTGTGGCGTCGTTAGCCGTAACGCCCTGTTCTGGCGATACATTCAGGCGAGGCGCGCGGCGCGATGCATCCTCCCGGCGCGGCGTCGCCCTCGGCAAAGAGTATAAATCGCCGCAACGGCGCGGCAATTTGGCCTGAAGCTTGCTGACGCACCCCTCATCCGCTAAGAACGAGGATAATTCCAGGGAGCGATATACCTAGTGAGTTTTACATCTGATTCACACTCGCCGATGGCATCCCGATCAAATGTAACGTTCGAAACTGCACAAGAATCAACAAGGTGCAAGTGCTCGTCAGGCGCATGCATTTGCTTGAGAGCGCTTAGCGAGGTGGAGCAAAATGCGGCAGAGCACTAGGGTGCTGGTTCTTGGCATCGGCAACCTGTTGTGGGCCGATGAAGGTTTCGGTGTTCGCGCGGTCGAAGCGCTGAACCGCGATTACGCATTCCCGGATAACGTCCGGCTCCTCGATGGCGGCACGCAAGGGCTTTACCTCCTCGATCACATCACCTCCACCGACATTCTCGTCGTGTTCGACGCGGTGGATTACGGGCTGCCGCCCGCCACACTGAAGCTCGCGGAAAACAAGGACGTGCCGCAATTCCTCGGCGCGAAGAAGATGAGCCTGCACCAGACGGGCTTTCAGGAAGTGCTGGCCACCGCCGACCTTCTCGGCAAGCTGCCGGAGCATCTGTTTCTGATCGGCGTACAGCCTGTGGAACTGGAAGACTATGGCGGCAGCCTCCGCGACGAGGTGAAAGCGCAGATCCCCGCCGCCATCGACCACGCGCTCGCCTATCTCGCGCGCTTCGGCATCGACGCGCAGCGCCGCGAAACACCGTTGCCCGAAGCCGAAACGATTGCCTGCGAACGCATGGTGCTATCGCGCTACGAAGACGAGCGTCCCGACGAAGATGACGCCTGCCGCGTCGGCGATGATCGCGTGCTCGCCATGGCTGCGACGAGGGTTGCTGCCGAACGGGAGGGCCAGCGCTGATGTGCGTCGGCATTCCCATGCAGGTCGTCGAGCCGAAAGGCCGCTTCGCGCTGTGCCGCGCCGAGGGCAACGGGGGCGGCGAGCTTCGCGAGATCGACATGATCCTTGTCGGCGAGCAGCCCGAAGGTGCGTGGGTGCTGACCTTCCTCGACGCCGCGCGTGAGATCGTCAGCGAGGAACACGCCCGCCAGACCGCCGACGCGCTGAAGGCGCTGGCGCTCGTTATGCAGGGCGAAACCTCCATCGACCACCTGTTCGCCGACCTCATCGGCCGCGAACCGCAGCTTCCCGAGCACCTTCGCAAACCCGAGCCGGAGGGCGCCGCCTGATGTCTTCGCCCATGATCGAAGCGCTTCCCGCGCGCCACGGCTTCACCACCGTCACCGAGGCGACGCTCGACGCGTTCCTCGCCGCGCATGCCGACAGCGTGCTGTTCTTTCCGGGCGACACCGACCGTCTCGTGGAAAGCGCCGATGTCGCCGTGATCCTGCCGGAACTGTTGAAGAGCTTCCCCCATGTCGCGCCCGCGCTCGTTGAGAAGGCGTCCGAGCGGCCGCTGCAACTGCGCTTCCGCTTCAACGCCTTCCCTGCCCTCGTCTTCCTGCGCGGCGACGGCTATCTCGGCGCGATCACTCGCGTGCTGAACTGGCCGGAATATATGCGCGAAATCGGCGCGATCCTCGCGAGCGAGCCATCCGCGCCGCCGCCTTACAAGTTCCCGGAACATTGCGTGCCTGCCGCGAACGGCAGCGCGCCCCTCGCGGAGGACCATTCCGAATGAGCATCACGCGCCCGCTCGCCGGCCCCGGCAGCCAACCCGACGACGAAGACGGCGATCTCGCCTTCATGGAGTTGCCGAAGGGCATGGCAACCTTTTCGATGCCGCAGATCCCCGAGCCGGAGGTGGCAGCGGCGCACGCTGCGGCGCTGGAGAAGCTCGACGCGGCGCTCGAAGCGCTTCGCGCCGCGCCCGCACCCGGCACGTCGATCACCATCGACCTTCTAGACCTCGACGCCGACAACCGCGCCTTCGTCGATCAGATGCTCGGCGAAGGCGAGGTAAGCATCGTCGCGGGCTCGCATGTGCAAGCGCAGGAATCGGTGCTGGCGGGCGTCTGGCGCATCCATGTTGTCGGCAGTGACGGCGCCCTGATCGCCGACGCCATCGAGGTTGGCGAGTTTCCGCTGTCGGTGCTCGCCGCCGCGCAGGATGCCGGTGCGCCGACCTTGCGCGCGCTCGATGCGGTCGCCGAAGACGACCTCATGAACGCGCCCTCCATCGCCGCCGAACTCGCCGACAAGCTCGCGGCCTTTGCTCCCGGCACGCCGCCCCACGCCATCAACCTTACGCTGCTGCCGGTCAGCGACGGCGACCTCGCGTATCTCGACGCCCGTCTCGGGCAGGGCGCGGTCACCATCCTGTCGCGCGGCTACGGCAATTGCCGCATTTCCTCCACCGGCGTCCGAAATGCGTGGTGGGTGCGCTACTTCAATTCGCGCGAAATCCTGATCCTCAACACCATCGAGGTTTGTCGCGTGCCGGATGTGGCGTGCGCCGCGCGCGAAGATCTTGAAGACAGCGCGGAGCGGCTCGCGGAAATTCTGGGGGTCTACCGGTGAAGGACCATTTCTTCGCGGGCTCGTTCGGCGGCGACGTGACGAAGCTTGGCGATGACGCCCGGCTCGAATGCGGCATCTGCTGGCATGTCTATGATCCCGCCGAAGGCTGCGATGAATGGCAGGTCCCGCCCGGCACGCCCTTCGCGGCGCTGCCCCCGCAGTGGTCGTGCCCCGTTTGCGACGCGCCGAAAGAAAAGTTCCTGCTGCT of Rhodomicrobium vannielii ATCC 17100 contains these proteins:
- the cybH gene encoding Ni/Fe-hydrogenase, b-type cytochrome subunit codes for the protein MVIATDFDPPPSAQPAPKPNGNGNGFQPAIYVYEFPVRIWHFVNAFAIAALLISGYFIGSPPPTLSGEASDHFLMGYIRFTHFAAGYILIIGMAARTYWAFVGNKHALEIFAPPILTAKFWDNTWHEFKRYAFLEKEGRKYVCHNPIAVLTMHFMFLWGITFMIFTGLALYGEGTGMGTWQHTLFTSWIIPIFGNSQNLHTFHHLAAWSILIFVMIHVYGAVRDELLGHQSIFSTIVSGYRTFKSPGKPEDMDRA
- a CDS encoding HyaD/HybD family hydrogenase maturation endopeptidase — encoded protein: MRQSTRVLVLGIGNLLWADEGFGVRAVEALNRDYAFPDNVRLLDGGTQGLYLLDHITSTDILVVFDAVDYGLPPATLKLAENKDVPQFLGAKKMSLHQTGFQEVLATADLLGKLPEHLFLIGVQPVELEDYGGSLRDEVKAQIPAAIDHALAYLARFGIDAQRRETPLPEAETIACERMVLSRYEDERPDEDDACRVGDDRVLAMAATRVAAEREGQR
- a CDS encoding HypC/HybG/HupF family hydrogenase formation chaperone, which encodes MCVGIPMQVVEPKGRFALCRAEGNGGGELREIDMILVGEQPEGAWVLTFLDAAREIVSEEHARQTADALKALALVMQGETSIDHLFADLIGREPQLPEHLRKPEPEGAA
- a CDS encoding hydrogenase-1 expression HyaE, with the protein product MSSPMIEALPARHGFTTVTEATLDAFLAAHADSVLFFPGDTDRLVESADVAVILPELLKSFPHVAPALVEKASERPLQLRFRFNAFPALVFLRGDGYLGAITRVLNWPEYMREIGAILASEPSAPPPYKFPEHCVPAANGSAPLAEDHSE
- a CDS encoding hydrogenase expression/formation protein — protein: MSITRPLAGPGSQPDDEDGDLAFMELPKGMATFSMPQIPEPEVAAAHAAALEKLDAALEALRAAPAPGTSITIDLLDLDADNRAFVDQMLGEGEVSIVAGSHVQAQESVLAGVWRIHVVGSDGALIADAIEVGEFPLSVLAAAQDAGAPTLRALDAVAEDDLMNAPSIAAELADKLAAFAPGTPPHAINLTLLPVSDGDLAYLDARLGQGAVTILSRGYGNCRISSTGVRNAWWVRYFNSREILILNTIEVCRVPDVACAAREDLEDSAERLAEILGVYR
- a CDS encoding rubredoxin, with translation MKDHFFAGSFGGDVTKLGDDARLECGICWHVYDPAEGCDEWQVPPGTPFAALPPQWSCPVCDAPKEKFLLLEARDE